Proteins from a single region of Esox lucius isolate fEsoLuc1 chromosome 13, fEsoLuc1.pri, whole genome shotgun sequence:
- the ak6 gene encoding adenylate kinase isoenzyme 6, producing the protein MKIMKRPNILLTGTPGVGKTTLGKELAQRTGLTYVNVGDLAREGQLFDGFDEEYQCPVLDEDRVVDELEDKMGGGGMIVDYHGCDFFPERWFQIVFVLRTDNTNLYSRLEGRGYTGKKLLDNVQCEIFQTIYEEAMEAYDEEIVHQLPSNEPEDLERNLEQIVQWLEQWMKDNN; encoded by the exons ATGAAAATCATGAAGCGACCTAATATTCTTCTAACAG GCACACCTGGTGTAGGGAAGACTACCCTAGGAAAAGAGCTTGCCCAGAGGACAGGACTAACGTATGTGAATGTAGGGGACTTGGCCCGAGAAG gACAGTTGTTTGATGGTTTTGATGAGGAGTACCAGTGCCCAGTGTTGGATGAGGACaga GTGGTGGATGAGCTTGAGGACAAgatggggggtggagggatgatCGTGGACTATCATGGCTGCGACTTCTTCCCCGAACGCTGGTTCCAGATTGTGTTTGTGCTCCGCACAGACAACACTAACCTCTATAGTCGGCTGGAGGGAAG GGGTTACACTGGGAAAAAGCTGCTGGACAACGTCCAGTGTGAAATCTTCCAGACCATCTATGAGGAGGCCATGGAGGCCTACGATGAGGAGATTGTCCACCAGCTGCCCAGCAACGAACCTGAGGACCTGGAGCGCAATCTGGAGCAGATAGTCCAGTGGTTGGAACAGTGGATGAAGGACAACAACTAG
- the rad17 gene encoding cell cycle checkpoint protein RAD17, which yields MMSKLSLGAKLASNKLNRWVEPSFGDLFHSADLSLSTGNGPFARSGGTRMGGKSQPPSTDPNTNKCPRKRKTASNIIKLQPSNPTEPAQGNDDEPWVDAHAPRSQAELAVHKKKIEEVEHWMKVHVDPKTIKGGAVLLLTGPSGCGKSATVQVLAQHLGYSVQEWANPSSHSEYRPSTDPDAYKQTFDPDSRFNGFYGSSQTGLFQEFLLRANKYNRLQMTGEGGASDRKLILVEDFPNQFYRQPGCLHDILRRFVRTCRRPLVFIVSDSLSGDSSSRLLFPKDVQEELGVCNISFNPVAPTSMMKVLSRIVSIEAGKSGGKMCVPDKAALDLLCSGSSGDIRSAINSLQFSCLTDQSLEKGLLAVKKGKALATSSRRAIGKATHRKRKSKDAEGRDEEQAIGGKDASLFLFRALGKILYCKRESPEGSEGFQHPSLPAHLSEHNRDRLLVDPEAVVERSHMSGEFFSLYLQQNYLDFFSDVEDVARAAEYLSDADFLTADWNYRSTMGEYGSSVATRGLLHSNCGHVAGGFRPLHKPSWLLVNKKYRENSLAAQSLFISFCLTPVSLQTELLPYLAQLSNPLRNPAQIAFIQDVGCLSRRKLPGRLKLEALTDKDPGLLELESEEEDGGSASSAVHSASGNLSGDKGDQGEPFQEPPLAGSQGLGSGGDLPASQPQPNTASALLEEDDLLIEEYDSDF from the exons ATGATGTCAAAACTTTCCCTGGGAGCAAAATTAGCTTCAAATAAA CTGAATCGTTGGGTGGAGCCGTCGTTCGGTGACCTCTTCCACAGTGCAGACCTCTCCCTGTCCACAGGCAATGGACCCTTTGCCCGGTCTGGGGGGACCAGAATGGGTGGCAAATCCCAGCCGCCCAGCACTGACCCCAACACCAACAAATGTCCCCGGAAAAGGAAGACAGCCTCCAACATCATCAAACTCCAGCCCTCAAACCCCACAGAGCCTGCACAGGGGAATGACGATGAACCATGGGTAGATGCACATGCTCCCCGCTCTCAG GCTGAACTGGCTGTCCACAAAAAGAAGATTGAAGAGGTGGAGCATTGGATGAAAGTACATGTGGATCCTAAGACCATAAAG GGTGGCGCTGTCCTGTTGCTAACAGGCCCATCTGGGTGCGGAAAGTCTGCCACTGTGCAGGTTCTGGCCCAGCATTTGGGCTACAGTGTGCAGGAATGGGCCAACCCTTCCAGTCACTCAGAGTACCGACCAAGTACAGATCCTGACGCATACAAACAGACCTTTGACCCAG ACTCAAGGTTTAACGGATTTTATGGCAGCTCCCAGACGGGCCTGTTCCAGGAATTCCTACTTAGGGCCAACAAGTACAACCGTTTGCAGATGACTGGAGAGGGTGGGGCCTCAGACAGGAAGCTCATCCTGGTGGAG GACTTTCCTAACCAGTTCTACAGACAGCCAGGGTGTCTCCATGACATTCTGag GAGATTTGTGAGGACATGCAGGCGTCCCCTGGTGTTCATTGTGTCAGACAGTCTTAGTGGAGATAGCAGCTCCCGACTACTGTTCCCTAAAGACGTTCAGGAGGAGCTGGGGGTCTGTAACATCAG TTTTAATCCTGTGGCCCCTACAAGTATGATGAAGGTTCTGAGCCGGATTGTGTCCATAGAGGCAGGCAAG AGTGGCGGAAAGATGTGTGTACCAGATAAAGCTGCTCTTGACCTACTGTGTTCAGGGTCCTCTGGGGACATCCGTAGTGCCATCAACAGCCTGCAGTTTTCCTGTCTAACGG ATCAGTCTTTGGAGAAGGGGCTTTTGGCTGTGAAGAAGGGCAAGGCTTTGGCAACCTCATCGAGGAGAGCCATTGGCAAGGCAACACACAGGAAGAGGAAGTCAAAGGATGCAGAAGGGCGGGATGAGGAGCAGGCGATAGGAGGGAAGGACGCATCCCTATTTCTCTTCAGAGCCCTGGGCAAGATCCTCTACTGCAAGA GGGAGAGCCCTGAGGGTTCGGAAGGTTTCCAACACCCCAGTCTGCCTGCACACCTCTCGGAACACAACAGGGACAGACTACTAGTGGACCCAGAG GCTGTAGTGGAGCGATCCCACATGTCAGGAGAGTTCTTCAGCCTGTACCTGCAGCAGAACTACCTGGACTTCTTCTCTGATGTGGAGGACGTAGCCAGGGCTGCAGAATATCTGTCCGATGCCGACTTCCTCACAGCTGACTGGAAC TATCGCAGCACCATGGGAGAGTATGGCTCGTCTGTGGCCACTAGAGGACTCCTGCACTCGAACTGTGGACACGTGGCTGGGGGCTTCAGACCCTTACACAAACCCAGCTGGCTCCTGGTCAACAAGAAG TATCGTGAGAACAGCCTGGCCGCCCAGTCTCTCTTCATCAGCTTCTGCCTGACTCCTGTCAGCCTCCAGACAGAGTTACTGCCATACCTGGCCCAGCTCAGCAACCCCTTGAGGAACCCAG CTCAGATAGCCTTCATTCAAGACGTTGGTTGTCTTTCTCGTAGAAAGCTCCCTGGCAG GTTGAAACTGGAAGCGCTGACAGACAAAGACCCGGGCCTGCTAGAGTTGGAGAGCGAGGAGGAGGACGGTGGCTCAGCTTCCTCAGCCGTCCACTCAGCCTCAGGCAACCTCTCTGGGGATAAAGGAGACCAAGGGGAGCCTTTCCAGGAGCCTCCACTAGCAGGCAGTCAGGGTCTGGGGTCAGGGGGAGACCTGCCTGCCTCCCAGCCTCAGCCCAACACAGCCTCAGCCCTTCTAGAGGAAGATGACTTGCTCATTGAGGAATACGATAGTGATTTTTGA
- the ccdc125 gene encoding coiled-coil domain-containing protein 125 isoform X1, with product MQGDNRELVRGPEVSQSKGRPGDDDMTEGDLGDGMVNRPDHCISKKLQSRTGSRGHAKELLPGTGILKQGSEVGDAAFSWTSCRGMYTAFRQELEEEQTLPRWRVRKTESLNDLSNEELKERLQEMTEEAELLRCELEVTSRHLEGKHEALKILQGQAILKRATSHTHILLQKSEERTKALEKEVNALQWEITYNQMQFKNFELSWEQKYSRVCSENKGLSDSLEDRVREVQELRAENAAVSQQCLELLAMLNVREQRVFQGTKPPSGQGRARDQRTVLELAVLGACQCPNVKEACQCARTAAASRKQVLQLKLELEDYSRSREEAMLMADAFRIAFEQQLKRRSDHFLLLAESDRHKSRPHRPEGQNKTSLSVAQRLRGLLPSGTDITDDPTETVHKLLELLSDKEEALAHQRKVSFMLARNTEELEKRLQTDYFTRQTKNPSTPHCSLDTDKCKYNHAETSCCSTNHVLEMAGDNQYHHGTSLESPELPLSEVQDAKTEDNGPQIQVLSP from the exons ATGCAAGGGGATAACAGGGAACTAGTCAGAGGGCCAGAGGTTTCCCAATCTAAGGGCAGACCTGGTGATGATGACATGACTGAGGGGGACCTGGGGGATGGAATGGTCAACCGACCAGACCACTGTATCAG CAAAAAACTCCAGAGCCGGACTGGCAGCAGGGGCCATGCTAAGGAGCTGCTGCCTGGGACGGGGATCCTAAAGCAGGGCAGTGAGGTTGGGGATGCAGCCTTCTCCTGGACTTCCTGCAGAGGAATGTACACAGCGTTTAGACaagagctggaggaggagcagaCGTTACCACGATGGAGGGTCAGAAAGACAG AATCCTTGAATGATCTGTCCAATGAGGAGCTGAAAGAGAGGCTACAGGAAATGACAGAG GAGGCGGAACTTCTTCGCTGTGAGTTGGAGGTCACCAGTCGTCATCTGGAGGGTAAACACGAAGCACTAAAGATCCTCCAgggacag GCTATTCTAAAAAGAGCCACCAGTCACACTCACATCCTTCTCCAGAAGAGCGAGGAAAGAACCAAGGCCCTCGAAAAG GAAGTGAATGCCCTGCAGTGGGAGATCACATACAACCAAATGCAGTTCAAGAACTTTGAGTTGTCCTGGGAGCAGAAATACTCCAG ggTTTGCAGTGAGAACAAGGGACTGAGTGACAGTCTGGAAGACAGGGTGAGGGAGGTGCAGGAGCTGAGGGCAGAGAATGCTG CTGTGAGTCAGCAGTGTCTGGAGCTCCTGGCCATGCTGAACGTCCGGGAGCAGAGGGTGTTTCAGGGGACCAAGCCCCCCAGTGGCCAGGGGAGAGCCAGGGACCAGAGGACTGTACTGGAG CTGGCTGTGTTGGGTGCATGCCAGTGTCCTAATGTAAAAGAGGCTTGCCAGTGTGCCCGGACTGCAGCCGCCAGCAGGAAACAGGTGCTTCAGCTCAAACTGGAA CTGGAGGACTATAGCAGGAGTAGAGAAGAGGCTATGCTGATGGCAGACGCGTTCCGGATTGCCTTCGAACAGCAGCTCAAGAGGCGCAGTGACCACTTCCTGCTGTTGGCCGAGTCTGACCGGCACAAGTCCCGCCCACACCGACCAGAAG GCCAAAATAAGACATCTCTCAGTGTGGCTCAGAGACTTAGAGGACTGCTTCCGTCTGGCACAGACATAACGGACGACCccacagagacagtacacaAGCTCCTCGAACTG CTTAGCGACAAGGAGGAGGCTCTAGCTCATCAGAGGAAGGTTAGCTTCATGCTAGCCCGCAATACAGAGGAACTGGAAAAACGTCTACAGACTGACTATTTTACACGGCAGACAAAAAACCCTTCAACACCACACTGTTCTTTGGACACagacaaatgcaagtacaaCCATGCAGAAACAAGCTGCTGCAGTACCAATCATGTCCTGGAGATGGCAGGAGACAACCAATATCATCATGGGACATCATTAGAGTCTCCTGAACTCCCGCTGTCTGAGGTCCAAGATGCTAAGACGGAAGACAATGGCCCGCAGATACAGGTCTTATCTCCATGA
- the ccdc125 gene encoding coiled-coil domain-containing protein 125 isoform X2, with translation MQGDNRELVRGPEVSQSKGRPGDDDMTEGDLGDGMVNRPDHCISKKLQSRTGSRGHAKELLPGTGILKQGSEVGDAAFSWTSCRGMYTAFRQELEEEQTLPRWRVRKTESLNDLSNEELKERLQEMTEEAELLRCELEVTSRHLEGKHEALKILQGQAILKRATSHTHILLQKSEERTKALEKEVNALQWEITYNQMQFKNFELSWEQKYSRVCSENKGLSDSLEDRVREVQELRAENAAVSQQCLELLAMLNVREQRVFQGTKPPSGQGRARDQRTVLELAVLGACQCPNVKEACQCARTAAASRKQLEDYSRSREEAMLMADAFRIAFEQQLKRRSDHFLLLAESDRHKSRPHRPEGQNKTSLSVAQRLRGLLPSGTDITDDPTETVHKLLELLSDKEEALAHQRKVSFMLARNTEELEKRLQTDYFTRQTKNPSTPHCSLDTDKCKYNHAETSCCSTNHVLEMAGDNQYHHGTSLESPELPLSEVQDAKTEDNGPQIQVLSP, from the exons ATGCAAGGGGATAACAGGGAACTAGTCAGAGGGCCAGAGGTTTCCCAATCTAAGGGCAGACCTGGTGATGATGACATGACTGAGGGGGACCTGGGGGATGGAATGGTCAACCGACCAGACCACTGTATCAG CAAAAAACTCCAGAGCCGGACTGGCAGCAGGGGCCATGCTAAGGAGCTGCTGCCTGGGACGGGGATCCTAAAGCAGGGCAGTGAGGTTGGGGATGCAGCCTTCTCCTGGACTTCCTGCAGAGGAATGTACACAGCGTTTAGACaagagctggaggaggagcagaCGTTACCACGATGGAGGGTCAGAAAGACAG AATCCTTGAATGATCTGTCCAATGAGGAGCTGAAAGAGAGGCTACAGGAAATGACAGAG GAGGCGGAACTTCTTCGCTGTGAGTTGGAGGTCACCAGTCGTCATCTGGAGGGTAAACACGAAGCACTAAAGATCCTCCAgggacag GCTATTCTAAAAAGAGCCACCAGTCACACTCACATCCTTCTCCAGAAGAGCGAGGAAAGAACCAAGGCCCTCGAAAAG GAAGTGAATGCCCTGCAGTGGGAGATCACATACAACCAAATGCAGTTCAAGAACTTTGAGTTGTCCTGGGAGCAGAAATACTCCAG ggTTTGCAGTGAGAACAAGGGACTGAGTGACAGTCTGGAAGACAGGGTGAGGGAGGTGCAGGAGCTGAGGGCAGAGAATGCTG CTGTGAGTCAGCAGTGTCTGGAGCTCCTGGCCATGCTGAACGTCCGGGAGCAGAGGGTGTTTCAGGGGACCAAGCCCCCCAGTGGCCAGGGGAGAGCCAGGGACCAGAGGACTGTACTGGAG CTGGCTGTGTTGGGTGCATGCCAGTGTCCTAATGTAAAAGAGGCTTGCCAGTGTGCCCGGACTGCAGCCGCCAGCAGGAAACAG CTGGAGGACTATAGCAGGAGTAGAGAAGAGGCTATGCTGATGGCAGACGCGTTCCGGATTGCCTTCGAACAGCAGCTCAAGAGGCGCAGTGACCACTTCCTGCTGTTGGCCGAGTCTGACCGGCACAAGTCCCGCCCACACCGACCAGAAG GCCAAAATAAGACATCTCTCAGTGTGGCTCAGAGACTTAGAGGACTGCTTCCGTCTGGCACAGACATAACGGACGACCccacagagacagtacacaAGCTCCTCGAACTG CTTAGCGACAAGGAGGAGGCTCTAGCTCATCAGAGGAAGGTTAGCTTCATGCTAGCCCGCAATACAGAGGAACTGGAAAAACGTCTACAGACTGACTATTTTACACGGCAGACAAAAAACCCTTCAACACCACACTGTTCTTTGGACACagacaaatgcaagtacaaCCATGCAGAAACAAGCTGCTGCAGTACCAATCATGTCCTGGAGATGGCAGGAGACAACCAATATCATCATGGGACATCATTAGAGTCTCCTGAACTCCCGCTGTCTGAGGTCCAAGATGCTAAGACGGAAGACAATGGCCCGCAGATACAGGTCTTATCTCCATGA